The sequence TTACGCTGCACAGCAGCGCCCCCGTCTCAACCGTTTCGATCACCGCTTCGAGGCGGTTGGAGATGGAGAGGTTTCCTTCCAGTTTCTTGGCCAGGGCGACATGGGAGGCCTTGGCCCCGAGAATAACCCGCGTGCCGACGGCAATCGGGCTGGTCAGCCCCAGGGCCATCATCCGCATGGGCTGGCCATCGGCGCTAAACGAGACAACGGTGATGTTGTCGCAGCGTTCGATCCTGGTGATGTAGGCTTCGATCCGGTTCACTCGACGATGTATCCGTAGTTTCGCAGGATCGTCTTGGCCTCGTCGCTGAGCATAAAGTCGTAGAACGCTTTGTACTCCGCACTCTCTCCCGCATGTTTGAGCAAAACAATCCCCTGTTTGATCGGCGTGTAGAGTGCCGGGTTGACACTCGTCCAGTTAACGTTTTCCTTGTATTGTGCCATTTTCGGGCTGTAAAGGGAAGATTTCGCGATGAAACCGACATCCGCCGCCGTCAGGGCGTAGGTCACGGTCTGGGAGATCGACTCGGCAAAAACGAACTTCGACTTGACGGCATCATAGACACCCCCTTTTTGCATCGCTTCAACCGCGGCGGTACCGTAGGGCGCCGTCTTCGGATTGGCAATGGCGATCTTGCTCACGGATTTGTCCGCCACCAGGGCGATCCCCTTGGAGAAGTCCATCGGTTTCGCACTGAGGTACGCCAGCGCGCCCTGGGCGTAGACCAGCGGTTTCGTCGTGGCGATGCCGTCGGCATAGAGCGATGCGGGGAACTTCATGTTCGCGGCCATGAAAAGGCCGAAAGGGGCGCCGTTCTTGATCTGTGCCGTCAGCTTGCCGCTGCTGCCCAGCGTAACCCGTACTTTGGTGTCCGGGTGCTGTTTTGCGAAGACGGCTTTGAGCTCATCGATGGCGTAACTGACGTTCGCCGCAACGGCGATGTTGATCTCGCCGGCAAAGGCGGAGAGGCTGAAGAGCAGGCTGAGAAGTGTTTTTTTCATCATGAATGGTTCCTTTATTTCGCGATCATTACGTCGCTGGCTTTGACGATGGCGATGACATCACTGTCTTTATCGATGCCCAGTTCGGCCATCGATTCGTTGGTGATGATGGCGGTGAGCAGGTCCCCGCTCTCCAGGCGGATGATCAGCTCCGTATTCACCGCTCCCTGGATCACGGTTTCGACACGGCCGGGCAGTTTGTTCCGGGCGCTGATGTTCGGAATCCCTCCCGTGGCAATCAGCACGTGCGACGCTTTGAAGAAGGCGCGGACGGCATCCCCTTCGGTCAGCCCGAGGCTCTCGACGCTCTCGATCGTCACGATGGCACTGAGCAGCGTCCCCTTGGGGGCGAGCAGCGCAATTTTGGCGTTGACCGCCCCTTTGTTGACGGAAAGGATTTCCGCTTCGATCTGGTTCCTGGCACTGATTTTCATTTTTTGTTCCTTCTTTTTATCGGACAGGTTTGGCGATCATCATGTCCGAGGCTTTGACGATCGCGACAACGGGCATCCCCGGCTGCAGCGCCAGGTTGGAAACGGCGTCGTCGGTCACGGTCGCGCTGATGCGGTCCCCGCCGCCGAGCCGGATCCGTACTTCCGCATTGACGACGCCGCGGTGGATGCTTTCGACGACCCCTTCGAGCCGGTTTCGGGCACTGATGGGGATGACCCACCCGGTCGCGACCAGCACGTGCGAATCCTTGAAAAAAGCGATGACCCGGTCCCCCTCCCTGACGGAGAGGGCCTCAGAGGCATTCCCGGTGATCGAAGCGAACAGATGTGTTCCCTGCAGTGTTTTGAGCTCCAGCAGAGCACTGACCCCGTCCCGGCACACCGAGACGATATCGGCATCGATCTGGTTACGCGCACTGATCATCATCCTCCGCTCCTTTAGAAGAGGTAGTTGATCTCGAAACGGGCATCCAGGCTGTCGGCATCCGTTTTCTCGGTGTCGTTGTAGCCCAGGCGCAGCCGCCACTGAAGGTCGGCCAGCATCGGCAGGTTCTGGACAAAGCCGAGGTAGTAGTAGTTCTCGTCAGAGTACCCCTTCGACTCGTCCGCATCGGTATGGAGGATGGAGGCCTGGACGAAAATGTCGGTAAAGACGCCGGTTTTGTTGGCGGCGCGCTGCAGCTCGACGCGGTAGCTCTTCGTGTTTGCCATCCAGTTGTAGCGGGCCATCGAACGGGTGTAGCCCGCCGTCGGGAAGCCGCGCCACGGAGTGATCAGGTCCGCTTCGTCAAAGACCTGGGTATAGCCGACGTTGAGCTTGTACTTGCCCATCTGCGCCACGAGCCGGGCGGCGAGCATCTGGGCGTCAAGGGAGTCGGCCTCTTCATAGCCGCCGGTCGCACCGCTCTGGCCTGCAAGTTTGCCGCTGTACGCCGCGCCGCCGACCTTCCCGGCCCCGTTGTCAAACTGCTGGATATAGCGAATGCCCGGTGTCAGCGATACGCTGCCGAGGCTGATCTTGTAGTTCGCCTCCGCCATAAGCTCGCTGACG is a genomic window of Sulfurimonas sp. HSL1-2 containing:
- a CDS encoding TOBE domain-containing protein, translated to MNRIEAYITRIERCDNITVVSFSADGQPMRMMALGLTSPIAVGTRVILGAKASHVALAKKLEGNLSISNRLEAVIETVETGALLCSVTLRVGPARVESIITRDSAETMALHEGDSVTALIKASDLSILEIVEEGDA
- the modA gene encoding molybdate ABC transporter substrate-binding protein, which codes for MKKTLLSLLFSLSAFAGEINIAVAANVSYAIDELKAVFAKQHPDTKVRVTLGSSGKLTAQIKNGAPFGLFMAANMKFPASLYADGIATTKPLVYAQGALAYLSAKPMDFSKGIALVADKSVSKIAIANPKTAPYGTAAVEAMQKGGVYDAVKSKFVFAESISQTVTYALTAADVGFIAKSSLYSPKMAQYKENVNWTSVNPALYTPIKQGIVLLKHAGESAEYKAFYDFMLSDEAKTILRNYGYIVE
- a CDS encoding TOBE domain-containing protein, whose amino-acid sequence is MKISARNQIEAEILSVNKGAVNAKIALLAPKGTLLSAIVTIESVESLGLTEGDAVRAFFKASHVLIATGGIPNISARNKLPGRVETVIQGAVNTELIIRLESGDLLTAIITNESMAELGIDKDSDVIAIVKASDVMIAK
- a CDS encoding TOBE domain-containing protein, which translates into the protein MMISARNQIDADIVSVCRDGVSALLELKTLQGTHLFASITGNASEALSVREGDRVIAFFKDSHVLVATGWVIPISARNRLEGVVESIHRGVVNAEVRIRLGGGDRISATVTDDAVSNLALQPGMPVVAIVKASDMMIAKPVR